A genomic window from Micromonospora violae includes:
- a CDS encoding glycine--tRNA ligase, with protein sequence MPADRIDAVVSLAKRRGFVFPSSEIYGGTRSAWDYGPLGVELKENVRRQWWKAMVQQRDDVVGLDSAVILARKVWEASGHIAEFVDPLTECQFCHKRFRADHLEEAYAEKHGKPLTSLAELNCPNCGNKGTFTEPKMFNGLMKTYLGPVESDEGLHYLRPETAQGIFVNYKNVETVARKKPPFGIAQTGKSFRNEITPGNFIFRTREFEQMEMEFFVEPGTDEQWHEYWLQQRWDWYLDLGLSADNLRLYEHPKEKLSHYSKRTVDIEYRFQFGGTEFAELEGVANRTDFDLSTHSKHSGVDLSYFDQSKSERWMPYVIEPAAGLTRAVLAFLLEAYDEDEAPNTKGGVDKRTVMRFDPRLAPVKVAVLPLSRNEALSPKAKDLAALLRKRWVVEFDDSQAIGRRYRRQDEIGTPFCVTVDFDTLDDNAVTVRNRDTMAQERVSLDQVERYLIERLPGC encoded by the coding sequence ATGCCAGCCGACCGTATCGACGCCGTCGTCAGCCTCGCCAAGCGCCGAGGCTTCGTCTTCCCCTCCAGTGAGATCTACGGAGGCACCCGATCGGCGTGGGACTACGGCCCGCTCGGCGTGGAGCTCAAGGAGAACGTCCGCCGGCAGTGGTGGAAGGCCATGGTCCAGCAGCGCGACGACGTCGTCGGCCTGGACTCCGCCGTGATCCTGGCCCGCAAGGTGTGGGAGGCGTCCGGCCACATCGCCGAGTTCGTCGACCCGCTCACCGAGTGCCAGTTCTGCCACAAGCGGTTCCGCGCGGACCACCTAGAGGAGGCGTACGCCGAGAAGCACGGCAAGCCGCTGACCTCACTGGCCGAGCTGAACTGCCCCAACTGCGGCAACAAGGGCACCTTCACCGAGCCGAAGATGTTCAACGGCCTGATGAAGACCTACCTGGGCCCGGTGGAGAGCGACGAAGGGCTGCACTACCTGCGCCCGGAGACCGCGCAGGGCATCTTCGTCAACTACAAGAACGTCGAGACGGTCGCCCGCAAGAAGCCGCCGTTCGGCATCGCGCAGACCGGTAAGTCGTTCCGCAACGAGATCACCCCGGGCAACTTCATCTTCCGGACCCGCGAGTTCGAGCAGATGGAGATGGAGTTCTTCGTCGAGCCGGGCACCGACGAGCAGTGGCACGAGTACTGGCTCCAGCAGCGCTGGGACTGGTACCTCGACCTCGGCCTCTCGGCGGACAATCTGCGCCTGTACGAGCACCCCAAGGAGAAGCTGTCGCACTACTCGAAGCGGACGGTGGACATTGAGTACCGCTTCCAGTTCGGCGGCACCGAGTTCGCCGAGCTGGAGGGTGTCGCCAACCGCACCGATTTCGACCTCTCCACGCACAGCAAGCACTCCGGCGTCGACCTGTCGTACTTCGACCAGAGCAAGAGCGAGCGCTGGATGCCGTACGTCATCGAGCCGGCCGCCGGTCTGACCCGCGCGGTGCTCGCCTTCCTGCTGGAGGCGTACGACGAGGACGAGGCGCCGAACACCAAGGGTGGCGTGGACAAGCGCACCGTGATGCGGTTCGACCCGCGGCTCGCCCCGGTCAAGGTGGCGGTGCTGCCGCTGTCCCGTAACGAGGCGCTGTCGCCCAAGGCCAAGGACCTCGCCGCGCTGCTGCGCAAGCGCTGGGTGGTGGAGTTCGACGACTCGCAGGCGATCGGCCGCCGCTACCGCCGGCAGGACGAGATCGGCACCCCGTTCTGCGTCACCGTCGATTTCGACACCCTGGACGACAACGCCGTGACGGTGCGCAACCGGGACACCATGGCCCAGGAGCGCGTCTCCCTGGACCAGGTCGAGCGCTACCTGATTGAGCGTCTCCCCGGCTGCTGA
- a CDS encoding antibiotic biosynthesis monooxygenase family protein, which yields MLVTNRFVVDVDTADGFTERAHAALTALAARPGYLRGQLVRALDDPRHWALVTEWESVGTYRRALGAFEVKISAVPLLAESVDEPSAYEALATAAPGGAVVVAESDRAAGPYR from the coding sequence GTGCTGGTGACCAACCGGTTCGTGGTCGACGTCGATACCGCCGACGGCTTCACCGAACGGGCGCACGCCGCCCTCACCGCGCTGGCCGCCCGGCCCGGCTACCTGCGCGGCCAACTGGTCCGGGCGCTCGACGACCCCCGGCACTGGGCACTGGTCACCGAATGGGAGTCGGTCGGCACGTACCGGCGGGCGCTCGGCGCCTTCGAGGTCAAGATCAGCGCCGTGCCGCTGCTCGCCGAGTCCGTCGACGAGCCCTCCGCCTACGAGGCACTGGCCACCGCCGCCCCCGGCGGGGCCGTGGTCGTCGCCGAGAGTGATCGGGCTGCGGGTCCTTACCGCTGA
- a CDS encoding metal ABC transporter substrate-binding protein, producing MTNRATYRVLAAATALLTLGVGAGCSTGGAAGADPQRVDVVAAFYPLQFLAERIGGDAVRVTNLAKPGAEPHDLELSPSQIGAVSDAELIVYLKGFQPAVDDAVAQNGGDRAFDVTSVQPLLAASAGGHDHGDEEGHTEESGGKDPHVWLDPTRLAGIGDQLAQRLGKADPGHAADYTTRAAALRVDLTTLDGEFTHGLATCERREIVTSHAAFGYLADRYKLDQVGITGLSPDVEPSPQRLAHVIEEAKEHQATTIFFETLVSPKVAETIAGQVGAQTAVLDPIEGLAAGSDADYLSVMRTNLRTLQTALSCS from the coding sequence ATGACCAACCGCGCCACGTACCGAGTCCTGGCCGCCGCGACCGCCCTCCTCACCCTGGGCGTCGGGGCCGGCTGCTCCACCGGTGGTGCCGCCGGCGCCGACCCTCAGCGAGTCGACGTGGTGGCTGCCTTCTACCCCCTCCAGTTCCTGGCCGAGCGGATCGGCGGCGACGCGGTCCGGGTGACCAACCTGGCCAAGCCCGGCGCCGAGCCGCACGACCTGGAGCTCAGCCCGAGCCAGATCGGTGCGGTCAGCGACGCGGAGCTGATCGTCTACCTCAAGGGGTTCCAGCCGGCGGTGGACGACGCCGTGGCCCAGAACGGTGGCGACCGGGCGTTCGACGTGACCAGCGTGCAGCCGCTGTTGGCCGCGTCCGCGGGCGGGCACGACCACGGGGATGAGGAGGGGCACACCGAGGAGAGCGGCGGCAAGGACCCGCACGTCTGGCTCGACCCGACCCGGTTGGCTGGCATCGGCGACCAGCTCGCCCAGCGACTCGGCAAGGCCGACCCGGGGCACGCCGCCGACTACACCACCCGGGCCGCGGCCCTGCGCGTCGACCTGACGACGCTGGACGGTGAGTTCACGCACGGTCTGGCCACCTGCGAGCGGCGGGAGATCGTGACCAGCCACGCCGCGTTCGGCTACCTCGCCGACCGGTACAAGCTCGACCAGGTCGGCATCACCGGGCTGAGCCCGGACGTCGAGCCCTCCCCGCAGCGCCTCGCGCACGTGATCGAGGAGGCGAAGGAGCACCAGGCCACCACCATCTTCTTCGAGACCCTGGTCAGCCCGAAGGTGGCCGAGACCATCGCCGGTCAGGTCGGCGCGCAGACCGCCGTGCTCGACCCGATCGAAGGGCTCGCCGCCGGCAGCGACGCGGACTACCTTTCGGTGATGCGCACCAACCTGCGGACCCTGCAGACGGCCTTGAGCTGCTCGTGA
- a CDS encoding metal ABC transporter ATP-binding protein, producing MTSPVITVEHGVVGYDGRPVLRDISLTVTAGEVVAILGANGSGKSTLIRSVLGLVPISAGSVTLFDRPLRRFRQWARIGYVPQRLGAGGGVPATVREVVASGRLARRGVLRPPGRADRAAVDAALLSVGLADRAGDPVSTLSGGQQQRTLIARALAGQPELLVLDEPTAGVDAASQEAFAGALRDFVADGGTVLLVAHELGPLRPVISRAVVVHQGRIAHDGAVPDPAGHHAEPDHDHVHPHCYDEPAGLWSN from the coding sequence GTGACCTCACCTGTCATCACCGTCGAGCACGGGGTGGTCGGCTACGACGGCCGCCCCGTACTCCGGGACATCTCGCTCACCGTGACCGCCGGCGAGGTCGTCGCGATTCTCGGCGCCAACGGCTCCGGCAAGTCCACCCTGATCCGCTCCGTGCTCGGGCTGGTGCCGATCAGCGCCGGCTCGGTCACCCTCTTCGACCGGCCGTTGCGCCGTTTCCGGCAGTGGGCGCGCATCGGGTACGTCCCGCAGCGCCTGGGCGCCGGCGGCGGCGTACCGGCCACCGTCCGCGAGGTGGTGGCCTCCGGCCGGCTGGCCCGTCGGGGGGTGCTGCGTCCGCCGGGTCGCGCCGACCGGGCGGCCGTCGACGCCGCGCTGCTGTCGGTCGGGCTCGCCGACCGGGCCGGTGACCCGGTGTCCACGCTCTCCGGCGGCCAGCAGCAGCGCACCCTCATCGCCCGCGCCCTGGCCGGCCAGCCGGAGTTGCTGGTTCTCGACGAGCCCACCGCCGGGGTGGACGCGGCCAGCCAGGAGGCGTTCGCCGGCGCGCTGCGCGACTTCGTCGCCGACGGCGGAACGGTGCTGCTCGTCGCCCACGAACTGGGCCCGCTGCGGCCGGTGATCAGCCGGGCTGTCGTCGTCCACCAGGGGCGCATCGCCCACGACGGCGCGGTGCCGGACCCGGCCGGCCATCACGCGGAGCCCGACCACGACCACGTGCACCCGCACTGCTACGACGAGCCCGCCGGGCTGTGGAGCAACTGA
- a CDS encoding metal ABC transporter permease has protein sequence MELFQYPYMQRALIGALVIGLAAPALGIYLVQRRLALIGDGVGHVALTGVGAGLLLNRSPVLVAVIAATIGAVAIELVRARGRTSGDLALALLFYGGIAGGVLLVGLSDATSANLNAYLFGSLTTISSADLVTIAVLGAAILVTMIALRPALFAVSHDEEYARVSGLPVRTLNLLIAVATAVTVTIAMRAVGVLLISALMVVPVATAQQVTRGFRSTMAAAMALGLFAAGSGVWVAATADTAPGASVVLVAIASFLVVAVAGAVWRVVRRRATPTAAPAPEPHEVVLG, from the coding sequence ATGGAACTCTTCCAGTACCCCTACATGCAGCGCGCCCTGATCGGCGCGCTGGTGATCGGCCTGGCCGCGCCGGCGCTCGGCATCTACCTGGTGCAGCGCCGACTGGCGTTGATCGGCGACGGGGTGGGGCACGTGGCGCTGACCGGCGTCGGGGCGGGGCTGCTGCTCAACCGCTCACCGGTGCTGGTCGCGGTGATCGCCGCCACCATCGGCGCGGTCGCCATCGAGCTCGTCCGGGCCCGTGGGCGTACCTCCGGTGACCTGGCCCTGGCCCTGCTCTTCTACGGCGGCATCGCCGGCGGCGTACTCCTGGTCGGCCTCTCCGACGCGACCAGCGCGAACCTCAACGCCTACCTGTTCGGGTCGTTGACCACCATCTCGTCCGCCGACCTGGTCACCATCGCGGTGCTCGGCGCGGCGATCCTGGTCACCATGATCGCGTTGCGGCCGGCGCTCTTCGCGGTCAGTCACGACGAGGAGTACGCCCGGGTCTCCGGTCTCCCGGTCCGCACGCTGAACCTGCTGATCGCGGTCGCCACCGCGGTCACCGTGACCATCGCCATGCGGGCCGTCGGGGTGCTGCTGATCAGCGCGTTGATGGTGGTGCCGGTGGCCACCGCCCAGCAGGTCACCCGGGGCTTCCGCAGCACGATGGCCGCCGCGATGGCGCTCGGGCTCTTCGCCGCCGGTTCGGGTGTCTGGGTGGCGGCCACCGCGGACACCGCGCCGGGCGCCTCGGTGGTGCTGGTGGCGATCGCGTCGTTCCTGGTGGTGGCCGTGGCCGGTGCGGTCTGGCGGGTTGTCCGCCGCCGGGCGACGCCGACCGCCGCGCCGGCACCGGAACCGCACGAGGTCGTGCTGGGTTGA
- a CDS encoding ArsR/SmtB family transcription factor has product MTSATGYDGFDGASELLRALSAPIRLAIVSELAGGERCVHELVEKLGAAQPLVSQHLRVLRGAGVVRGSRRGREIAYSLVDEHVAHIVADAVSHAGEGS; this is encoded by the coding sequence ATGACCAGCGCGACGGGTTACGACGGGTTCGATGGGGCCAGCGAGTTGCTCCGCGCCCTGTCCGCCCCCATCCGGCTGGCCATCGTCAGTGAGCTGGCCGGCGGCGAACGGTGCGTACACGAACTGGTGGAGAAGCTCGGCGCGGCGCAACCCCTGGTCTCCCAGCACCTGCGGGTGTTGCGCGGAGCGGGCGTGGTGCGCGGCTCCCGCCGGGGCCGGGAGATCGCCTACAGCCTGGTCGACGAGCACGTGGCGCACATCGTGGCGGACGCGGTGAGCCACGCCGGGGAGGGATCATGA
- a CDS encoding Fur family transcriptional regulator, which yields MSESSAAVRNTRQRSAVSALLGEMEGFHSAQDLHAMLRQRGERVGLTTVYRTLQGLADAGEIDVMRPPGGEHLYRRCSEGHHHHLVCRACGRTVEVAGPAVESWADRVAAQHGYADVSHTLEIFGTCPTCPR from the coding sequence ATGAGCGAGAGCAGCGCCGCGGTGCGCAACACCCGGCAGCGTTCGGCGGTGAGCGCGCTGCTGGGCGAGATGGAGGGCTTCCACAGCGCCCAGGACCTGCACGCGATGCTGCGGCAGCGCGGCGAGCGGGTCGGCCTGACCACCGTCTACCGCACCCTCCAGGGGTTGGCCGACGCCGGTGAGATCGACGTGATGCGCCCGCCGGGCGGCGAGCACCTCTACCGCCGGTGCAGCGAGGGGCACCACCATCACCTGGTCTGCCGGGCGTGTGGGCGAACGGTCGAGGTGGCCGGCCCGGCCGTGGAGAGCTGGGCCGACCGGGTCGCCGCGCAACATGGTTACGCCGATGTCAGCCACACCCTGGAGATCTTCGGCACCTGCCCGACCTGCCCCCGCTGA
- a CDS encoding acyl-CoA dehydrogenase family protein, with amino-acid sequence MTTTQNGRPAPDGPDSDTTAAAGQVSEKEARQVAEAARESTWDRPSFGKELFLGRLRLDLIDPWPRSDPDDVARAEEFLGRFRAFLTSEVDGAAIERDASIPDSVFHGLADLGAFGMKIDRKYGGLGLSNLHYCRALMLAGSVSPAIGALLSAHQSIGVPQPLKMFGTAEQKQRFLPRLAAGEVSAFLLTEPDVGSDPARLGTVAEPTEDGTGYRLNGVKLWATNGIVATLLVVMARVPASEGRRGGITAFVVDGDSAGITVERRNEFIGLRGLENSLTRFHDVFVPAENVIGGEGKGLKIALTTLNTGRLSLPAMCVGAGKWALNVARGWAADRVQWGRPVGEHEAVAQKLSFIAATTYGMETMLDLCCLLADDDRNDIRIEAALVKLYASEMAWKIADELIQIRGGRGYETADSLAARGERAAAVEQMMRDLRINRIFEGSTEIMHLLIAREAVDAHLSVAGDIIDPDAGLGRKARAGARAGAFYAKWLPTLAVGRGQRPTAYAEFGRLAAHLRQVERSSRKLARSTFYAMSRWQGKMERKQAFLGRVVDIGAELFAMSAVCVRAAAERDSRPENVELADLFCRQARVRVDALFAALWDNTDSVDTAAARRILAGRYAGLEEGVLTPSDELPWVARWSPGPSTAEDVRRRIPPKP; translated from the coding sequence GTGACCACGACGCAGAACGGCCGACCGGCACCGGACGGCCCCGACTCCGACACCACCGCGGCCGCCGGGCAGGTCTCCGAGAAGGAGGCCCGGCAGGTCGCCGAGGCCGCCCGCGAGTCCACCTGGGACCGGCCCAGCTTCGGCAAGGAGTTGTTCCTCGGCCGGCTCCGGCTCGACCTGATCGATCCGTGGCCCCGATCCGATCCGGACGACGTGGCTCGCGCGGAGGAGTTCCTTGGTCGGTTCCGCGCCTTCCTGACCTCCGAGGTGGACGGTGCCGCCATCGAACGGGACGCATCCATACCCGACTCGGTGTTCCACGGCCTGGCCGACCTCGGCGCGTTCGGCATGAAGATCGACCGGAAGTACGGCGGTCTCGGGCTGAGCAACCTGCACTACTGCCGGGCGCTCATGCTGGCCGGTTCGGTCAGCCCGGCCATCGGCGCGCTGCTCTCGGCCCACCAGTCGATCGGCGTGCCGCAGCCACTGAAGATGTTCGGCACCGCCGAGCAGAAGCAACGCTTCCTGCCCCGGCTCGCCGCCGGTGAGGTGTCCGCGTTCCTGCTCACCGAGCCGGATGTCGGCTCCGACCCGGCCCGCCTGGGCACCGTCGCCGAGCCGACCGAGGACGGCACGGGTTACCGGCTCAACGGGGTGAAGCTCTGGGCCACCAACGGCATCGTGGCCACCCTGCTGGTGGTGATGGCCCGGGTGCCGGCCAGCGAGGGGCGTCGCGGCGGGATCACCGCGTTCGTGGTGGACGGCGACAGCGCCGGCATCACCGTCGAACGGCGCAACGAGTTCATCGGCCTGCGCGGCCTGGAGAACAGCCTGACCCGGTTCCACGACGTGTTCGTCCCCGCCGAGAACGTCATCGGCGGCGAGGGCAAGGGGCTGAAGATCGCCCTGACCACGCTGAACACCGGCCGGCTCTCGCTACCGGCGATGTGCGTGGGCGCCGGCAAGTGGGCGTTGAACGTGGCCCGCGGGTGGGCCGCCGACCGGGTCCAGTGGGGACGACCGGTGGGCGAGCACGAGGCGGTCGCGCAGAAGCTCTCCTTCATCGCCGCCACCACGTACGGCATGGAGACCATGCTCGACCTCTGCTGCCTGCTCGCCGACGACGACCGCAACGACATCCGGATCGAAGCCGCGCTGGTCAAGCTGTACGCCAGCGAGATGGCCTGGAAGATCGCCGACGAGCTGATCCAGATCCGGGGCGGGCGCGGCTACGAGACGGCCGACTCGCTGGCCGCCCGGGGCGAACGCGCCGCCGCCGTCGAACAGATGATGCGCGACCTGCGCATCAACCGGATCTTCGAGGGCTCGACCGAGATCATGCACCTGCTGATCGCGCGGGAGGCGGTCGACGCCCACCTGTCGGTGGCCGGCGACATCATCGACCCGGACGCGGGGTTGGGCCGCAAGGCCCGAGCCGGCGCGCGAGCGGGCGCCTTCTACGCGAAGTGGCTGCCCACGCTCGCCGTGGGCCGGGGGCAGCGCCCCACGGCGTACGCCGAGTTCGGCCGGCTCGCCGCGCACCTGCGCCAGGTGGAGCGGTCGTCGCGCAAGCTGGCCCGGTCGACGTTCTACGCGATGTCGCGCTGGCAGGGAAAGATGGAGCGCAAGCAGGCGTTCCTCGGCCGGGTGGTGGACATCGGCGCGGAGTTGTTCGCGATGTCCGCGGTCTGCGTCCGGGCCGCCGCCGAACGGGACAGCCGCCCGGAGAACGTCGAGCTGGCCGATCTGTTCTGCCGGCAGGCACGGGTACGGGTGGATGCCCTGTTCGCCGCACTGTGGGACAACACCGACTCGGTCGACACCGCCGCCGCGAGGCGCATCCTCGCCGGCCGGTACGCGGGCCTGGAGGAGGGCGTGCTCACCCCGTCCGACGAGCTGCCCTGGGTGGCCCGCTGGTCGCCCGGCCCGTCCACCGCCGAGGACGTCCGCCGTCGCATCCCCCCGAAGCCGTGA
- a CDS encoding DUF6328 family protein → MSKETEKQRWQRNFADLLQELRVAQTGVQILFAFLLTLPFSNGFTETTEFQRDVYIVALLAAAAATALIISPVAFHRALFRQGRKPELVRFAHRMATGGLAFMLIAMVSAVLLITDFVLDRPIAFVLSALAGIWFLAFWVVLPFARRNWGEDDIDDDDDDPDTTIGR, encoded by the coding sequence GTGTCCAAGGAGACCGAGAAGCAGCGCTGGCAGCGCAACTTCGCTGACCTGCTGCAAGAGTTGCGGGTTGCCCAGACCGGCGTGCAGATCCTCTTCGCCTTCCTGCTCACCCTGCCGTTCAGCAACGGGTTCACCGAGACCACCGAGTTCCAGCGGGACGTCTACATCGTGGCGTTGCTCGCGGCGGCCGCCGCCACCGCGCTGATCATCTCGCCGGTGGCGTTCCACCGGGCGCTGTTCCGGCAGGGTCGCAAGCCGGAGCTGGTCCGCTTCGCGCACCGGATGGCCACCGGCGGCCTCGCCTTCATGCTGATCGCGATGGTCAGCGCGGTACTGCTGATCACCGACTTCGTGCTGGACCGGCCCATCGCGTTCGTGCTCAGCGCGCTGGCCGGCATCTGGTTCCTCGCCTTCTGGGTGGTCCTGCCGTTCGCCCGGCGTAACTGGGGTGAGGACGACATCGACGACGATGACGACGACCCGGACACGACCATCGGACGCTGA
- a CDS encoding sugar isomerase domain-containing protein encodes MTVSAEDYLAVVTETIGRVATTQREAVGRAADLIAEAVRADGVVHAFGTGHSEALAMEIAGRAGGLVPTNRIALRDLVLLGGEPAERLGPLLERDPAVAHRLYELAPVRPTDVFVLASNSGVNGAMVEFATLVKERGHGLVAITSAQHSGRMTSRHPSGRKLSDLADVVLDNGAPYGDATLPLPGGGAVGAVSSITAALLAQQVTVEVVARLLAAGERPPVYLSANIPDGDAHNNELEARYAGRIRRGA; translated from the coding sequence ATGACGGTGAGCGCCGAGGATTACCTGGCCGTGGTGACCGAGACGATCGGCCGGGTGGCCACCACTCAGCGGGAGGCGGTCGGGCGGGCCGCCGACCTGATCGCCGAGGCCGTCCGAGCCGACGGCGTGGTGCACGCGTTCGGCACCGGGCACTCGGAGGCCCTCGCGATGGAGATCGCCGGACGGGCGGGCGGACTGGTGCCGACCAACCGGATCGCGCTCCGCGACCTGGTGCTGCTCGGCGGCGAACCGGCCGAACGGCTCGGCCCGCTGCTGGAACGGGACCCGGCCGTCGCGCACCGCCTCTACGAGCTGGCCCCGGTGCGCCCCACCGACGTCTTCGTGCTCGCCTCGAACTCCGGGGTCAACGGCGCGATGGTGGAGTTCGCCACGCTGGTGAAGGAGCGCGGTCACGGGCTGGTGGCGATCACCTCGGCGCAGCACTCCGGCCGGATGACCTCCCGGCACCCGTCCGGGCGCAAGCTGAGCGACCTCGCCGACGTGGTGCTCGACAACGGCGCGCCGTACGGCGATGCGACGCTGCCCCTGCCCGGCGGTGGCGCGGTCGGCGCGGTCTCCTCGATCACCGCGGCGCTGCTGGCTCAGCAGGTGACCGTTGAGGTGGTGGCGCGGTTGCTGGCGGCGGGGGAGCGGCCCCCGGTCTACCTGTCGGCGAACATCCCGGACGGGGACGCGCACAACAACGAGCTGGAGGCGCGGTACGCGGGCCGCATCCGACGCGGAGCCTGA
- a CDS encoding aminoglycoside N(3)-acetyltransferase — protein MTTGANGPGSRRSIAAQLRVLGVRPGSTLLVHAALRPLGFVSGGPHAVVLALRDALGPDGTIVVPTHTPDNSDPARWSNPPVPAGWWPLIRAEMPGFDPAVTPSRFMGAVAETVRGWPGALRSSHPQVSFAALGPAAEQVVAGHTRADMLGEGSPLARLHDLDADVLLLGVDHSVSTSLHLAEYRCPGSPRERVGAAVRTADGGREWVWWQDVRLDADDFAALGRDLEATGAVRTAPVGTGTGRLMRQRAAVDFAVRWLARNRTTEDV, from the coding sequence GTGACGACGGGCGCCAACGGGCCGGGCAGCCGTCGCTCGATCGCCGCGCAGCTGCGCGTGCTGGGCGTACGCCCCGGCTCGACGCTGCTGGTGCACGCCGCGCTGCGTCCGTTGGGCTTCGTCAGCGGCGGTCCGCACGCGGTGGTGCTCGCCCTGCGCGACGCGCTCGGCCCGGACGGCACGATCGTCGTGCCCACCCACACACCCGACAACAGCGACCCCGCGCGGTGGAGCAACCCGCCGGTGCCGGCGGGTTGGTGGCCGCTGATCCGCGCGGAGATGCCAGGCTTCGACCCGGCGGTCACACCCAGCCGGTTCATGGGGGCGGTCGCCGAGACGGTCCGCGGCTGGCCCGGGGCGCTGCGCAGCTCCCATCCGCAGGTGTCGTTCGCCGCGCTCGGCCCCGCCGCCGAGCAGGTGGTCGCCGGGCACACCCGGGCGGACATGCTCGGCGAGGGCTCCCCGCTGGCCCGCCTCCACGACCTGGACGCCGACGTGTTGCTGCTCGGTGTGGACCACTCGGTGAGCACCTCGCTGCACCTGGCCGAGTACCGCTGCCCCGGCTCGCCCCGGGAACGGGTCGGTGCCGCTGTGCGTACCGCCGACGGTGGTCGGGAGTGGGTGTGGTGGCAGGACGTACGGCTCGACGCGGACGACTTCGCGGCGTTGGGCAGGGACCTGGAGGCCACCGGGGCGGTCCGCACCGCACCGGTCGGCACCGGGACCGGCAGGTTGATGCGCCAGCGGGCGGCGGTCGACTTCGCGGTTCGCTGGCTGGCCCGCAACCGAACGACGGAGGACGTATGA
- a CDS encoding alpha/beta fold hydrolase: MRVDARGFTFDVTVDGPPDGVPVLLLHGFPQHSGEWDDVTPRLHPGGLRTYALDQRGYSPGARPSAVADYRIPELVTDVVAVLDALGLDAVHLVGHDWGAVVAWAVAARQPERVHTLTAVSVPHPAAMAHALASDGQQKARSSYMALFRKPDKAEKVLLAWHATALRKLLGGVGDSSRVNRYADPMREPGALTAALNWYRAMSRADLANVGPVAVPTTYVWSDRDVAIGRTAAEACAANVTGDYRFVQLAGVSHWIPDTAPAPLAEAILARTGGTAQAGGTA, encoded by the coding sequence ATGCGGGTTGACGCGCGAGGCTTCACGTTCGACGTGACCGTCGACGGTCCACCGGACGGCGTACCCGTCCTGCTGCTGCACGGTTTCCCGCAACACAGCGGTGAGTGGGACGACGTGACGCCGAGGCTGCACCCGGGTGGGCTGCGCACGTACGCGCTGGACCAGCGCGGCTACTCGCCCGGCGCCCGACCCTCGGCGGTGGCCGACTACCGGATCCCCGAACTCGTCACCGACGTGGTGGCGGTGCTCGACGCGCTCGGGCTGGACGCCGTCCACCTGGTCGGCCACGACTGGGGCGCGGTCGTGGCCTGGGCGGTCGCCGCCCGGCAGCCCGAGCGGGTCCACACGTTGACCGCGGTGTCCGTACCGCATCCGGCAGCCATGGCACACGCCCTCGCCAGCGATGGGCAACAGAAGGCCCGCTCGTCGTACATGGCGCTGTTCCGCAAGCCGGACAAGGCGGAGAAGGTGCTGCTGGCGTGGCACGCGACGGCGCTTCGCAAGCTGCTCGGCGGGGTGGGCGACTCCTCCCGGGTGAACCGGTACGCCGACCCGATGCGCGAGCCGGGGGCGCTCACGGCCGCGCTGAACTGGTACCGGGCGATGTCCCGCGCCGACCTGGCCAACGTCGGCCCGGTCGCGGTGCCCACCACGTACGTCTGGAGTGACCGGGACGTCGCGATCGGCCGGACCGCCGCTGAGGCGTGCGCGGCGAACGTCACCGGTGACTACCGCTTCGTGCAGCTCGCCGGGGTGAGTCACTGGATCCCGGACACCGCCCCGGCCCCGCTCGCCGAGGCGATCCTGGCCCGCACCGGCGGAACGGCCCAAGCCGGCGGAACGGCCTGA
- a CDS encoding ECF transporter S component translates to MDNTTNRWRTIDIVVASVIAVAFGVIFWAWGLVWSATEGAFAFFPPAQTLLYGVWLMPAVIGGLVIRKPGAALYCETVAAVLSALLGSQWAGTVIPQGIVQGIGAELAFAAFRYRSFRLPTAVFAGALTGLSAALFDFFVWNVDYALTDYRIPYALLTIVSATVIAGFGGWLLTKALANTGVLDRFPAGRNRALI, encoded by the coding sequence ATGGACAACACCACCAATCGTTGGCGCACCATCGACATCGTGGTCGCCTCGGTGATCGCTGTCGCCTTCGGCGTCATCTTCTGGGCCTGGGGCCTGGTCTGGAGCGCCACCGAGGGTGCCTTCGCGTTCTTCCCGCCGGCGCAGACGCTGCTGTACGGCGTCTGGCTGATGCCGGCGGTGATCGGTGGGCTGGTCATCCGTAAGCCTGGCGCCGCGCTCTACTGCGAGACCGTGGCCGCGGTCCTGTCCGCGCTGCTGGGCAGCCAGTGGGCCGGCACGGTGATCCCGCAGGGCATCGTGCAGGGCATCGGCGCCGAGCTGGCCTTCGCCGCCTTCCGGTACCGGTCGTTCCGGCTGCCGACCGCGGTGTTCGCCGGTGCGCTGACCGGCCTCAGCGCCGCGCTGTTCGACTTCTTCGTCTGGAACGTCGACTACGCGCTGACCGACTACCGCATTCCGTACGCGCTGCTCACCATCGTCAGCGCCACCGTGATCGCCGGTTTCGGCGGCTGGCTGCTCACCAAGGCCCTGGCCAACACCGGCGTCCTGGACCGCTTCCCCGCCGGCCGAAACCGAGCCCTGATCTAA